The following proteins are encoded in a genomic region of Pagrus major chromosome 16, Pma_NU_1.0:
- the dkc1 gene encoding H/ACA ribonucleoprotein complex subunit DKC1 isoform X1: MADTEAASAKKKKKVKKVSEEDVGEIQQSGDFFIKPESKVASLDTSQWPLLLKNFDKLNIRTAHYTPLPCGSNPLKRNIQDYVRTGFINLDKPANPSSHEVVAWIRRILRVEKTGHSGTLDPKVTGCLIVCVDRATRLVKSQQSAGKEYVGIVRLHNAIESEHTLARALETLTGALFQRPPLIAAVKRQLRVRTIYESKLIEYDPERRLGIFWVSCEAGTYIRTLCVHLGLMLGVGGQMQELRRVRSGVLGEKDHMVTMHDVLDAQWQFDHNKDESYLRRVIFPLEKLLVSHKRLVMKDSAVNAICYGAKIMLPGVLRYEDGIELNQDIVVITTKGEAICTAVALMTTAVISTCDHGVVAKIKRVIMERDTYPRKWGLGPKASQKKMMIQKGLLDKHGKPNGSTPDDWKNQYVDYSVSKTTESCDASTKRKREATDSDADATTTPSTPSAEDAKKEKKKKKKEKRAKLEEAEPEEVGAEPEEVGAEPETEVVESAKKKKKKKKQKDGDVSE; this comes from the exons ATGGCGGACACAGAGG CAGCATcagcgaagaagaagaagaaggtgaagaaaGTCAGTGAAGAAGACGTCGGG GAGATCCAACAGAGCGGAGACTTCTTCATCAAACCAGAGTCAAAAGTTGCTTCTCTGGACACATCACAATGGCCTCTGCTGCTGAAG AATTTTGATAAACTGAACATCCGGACAGCCCATTACACTCCGCTACCGTGTGGCAGCAACCCTCTGAAGAGAAACATCCAGGACTATGTCAG GACGGGCTTTATCAACCTGGACAAACCGGCGAACCCGTCGTCTCACGAGGTCGTGGCATGGATCAGGAGGATCCTGCGGGTGGAGAAAACGGGTCACAGCGGGACACTCGACCCGAAGGTCACGGGATGTTTGATAGTCTGTGTGGATCGAGCCACGCGATTGGTCAAGTCCCAGCAGAGCGCCG gtaaAGAGTATGTGGGGATCGTTCGGCTGCACAATGCGATAGAGAGCGAACACACTCTGGCTCGG GCGCTGGAGACACTGACCGGCGCCCTGTTCCAGCGACCGCCGCTGATCGCCGCCGTGAAACGTCAACTGAGAGTCCGAACGATCTACGAGAGCAAACTGATCGAATACGACCCTGAGAGGAGGCTGG GGATCTTCTGGGTGAGCTGTGAAGCCGGAACTTACATCCGGACTCTGTGCGTTCATCTGGGCCTGATGCTTGGGGTCGGAGGTCAGATGCAGGAACTGAGGAGAGTCCGGTCTGGAGTGCTGGGGGAGAAG GACCACATGGTGACGATGCACGACGTCCTGGACGCTCAGTGGCAGTTTGATCACAACAAAGACGAGTCGTACCTGCGGAGAGTCATCTTCCCGCTGGAGAAGCTGCTGGTGTCTCACAAACGTCTGGTGATGAAGGACAGCGCG GTGAACGCCATCTGTTACGGAGCAAAGATCATGCTGCCAGGTGTGCTCAGGTACGAAGACGGCATTGAGCTGAACCAGGACATCGTCGTCATAACGACGAAAGGCGAGGCTATCTGCACAG CTGTCGCTCTGATGACCACAGCCGTCATCTCCACGTGTGATCACGGCGTCGTGGCGAAGATCAAGAGGGTCATCATGGAGAGAGACACGTATCCCCGGAAGTGGGGCCTGGGACCGAAG gcgagtcagaagaagatgatgattcAGAAAGGACTCCTCGACAAACACGGGAAACCAAACGGCAGCACGCCGGACGACTGGAAGAACCAATACGTTGACTACAG CGTCTCCAAGACGACGGAGTCATGTGACGCTTCAACAAAG aggaagagggaggcgACGGACAGTGACGCCGACGCAACGACGACACCCAGCACGCCGTCTGCTGAGGATGcgaagaaagagaagaaaaagaagaagaaagagaagagggcAAAACTGGAGGAGGCGGAGCCTGAGGAGGTCGGGGCAGAGCCTGAGGAGGTGGGGGCGGAGCCTGAGACAGAG gttgttgaaagtgccaaaaagaagaagaagaagaagaaacagaaagacgGTGACGTCTCGGAGTGA
- the dkc1 gene encoding H/ACA ribonucleoprotein complex subunit DKC1 isoform X2: MADTEASAKKKKKVKKVSEEDVGEIQQSGDFFIKPESKVASLDTSQWPLLLKNFDKLNIRTAHYTPLPCGSNPLKRNIQDYVRTGFINLDKPANPSSHEVVAWIRRILRVEKTGHSGTLDPKVTGCLIVCVDRATRLVKSQQSAGKEYVGIVRLHNAIESEHTLARALETLTGALFQRPPLIAAVKRQLRVRTIYESKLIEYDPERRLGIFWVSCEAGTYIRTLCVHLGLMLGVGGQMQELRRVRSGVLGEKDHMVTMHDVLDAQWQFDHNKDESYLRRVIFPLEKLLVSHKRLVMKDSAVNAICYGAKIMLPGVLRYEDGIELNQDIVVITTKGEAICTAVALMTTAVISTCDHGVVAKIKRVIMERDTYPRKWGLGPKASQKKMMIQKGLLDKHGKPNGSTPDDWKNQYVDYSVSKTTESCDASTKRKREATDSDADATTTPSTPSAEDAKKEKKKKKKEKRAKLEEAEPEEVGAEPEEVGAEPETEVVESAKKKKKKKKQKDGDVSE; encoded by the exons ATGGCGGACACAGAGG CATcagcgaagaagaagaagaaggtgaagaaaGTCAGTGAAGAAGACGTCGGG GAGATCCAACAGAGCGGAGACTTCTTCATCAAACCAGAGTCAAAAGTTGCTTCTCTGGACACATCACAATGGCCTCTGCTGCTGAAG AATTTTGATAAACTGAACATCCGGACAGCCCATTACACTCCGCTACCGTGTGGCAGCAACCCTCTGAAGAGAAACATCCAGGACTATGTCAG GACGGGCTTTATCAACCTGGACAAACCGGCGAACCCGTCGTCTCACGAGGTCGTGGCATGGATCAGGAGGATCCTGCGGGTGGAGAAAACGGGTCACAGCGGGACACTCGACCCGAAGGTCACGGGATGTTTGATAGTCTGTGTGGATCGAGCCACGCGATTGGTCAAGTCCCAGCAGAGCGCCG gtaaAGAGTATGTGGGGATCGTTCGGCTGCACAATGCGATAGAGAGCGAACACACTCTGGCTCGG GCGCTGGAGACACTGACCGGCGCCCTGTTCCAGCGACCGCCGCTGATCGCCGCCGTGAAACGTCAACTGAGAGTCCGAACGATCTACGAGAGCAAACTGATCGAATACGACCCTGAGAGGAGGCTGG GGATCTTCTGGGTGAGCTGTGAAGCCGGAACTTACATCCGGACTCTGTGCGTTCATCTGGGCCTGATGCTTGGGGTCGGAGGTCAGATGCAGGAACTGAGGAGAGTCCGGTCTGGAGTGCTGGGGGAGAAG GACCACATGGTGACGATGCACGACGTCCTGGACGCTCAGTGGCAGTTTGATCACAACAAAGACGAGTCGTACCTGCGGAGAGTCATCTTCCCGCTGGAGAAGCTGCTGGTGTCTCACAAACGTCTGGTGATGAAGGACAGCGCG GTGAACGCCATCTGTTACGGAGCAAAGATCATGCTGCCAGGTGTGCTCAGGTACGAAGACGGCATTGAGCTGAACCAGGACATCGTCGTCATAACGACGAAAGGCGAGGCTATCTGCACAG CTGTCGCTCTGATGACCACAGCCGTCATCTCCACGTGTGATCACGGCGTCGTGGCGAAGATCAAGAGGGTCATCATGGAGAGAGACACGTATCCCCGGAAGTGGGGCCTGGGACCGAAG gcgagtcagaagaagatgatgattcAGAAAGGACTCCTCGACAAACACGGGAAACCAAACGGCAGCACGCCGGACGACTGGAAGAACCAATACGTTGACTACAG CGTCTCCAAGACGACGGAGTCATGTGACGCTTCAACAAAG aggaagagggaggcgACGGACAGTGACGCCGACGCAACGACGACACCCAGCACGCCGTCTGCTGAGGATGcgaagaaagagaagaaaaagaagaagaaagagaagagggcAAAACTGGAGGAGGCGGAGCCTGAGGAGGTCGGGGCAGAGCCTGAGGAGGTGGGGGCGGAGCCTGAGACAGAG gttgttgaaagtgccaaaaagaagaagaagaagaagaaacagaaagacgGTGACGTCTCGGAGTGA
- the LOC141010759 gene encoding uncharacterized protein, translating to MRCSIPVPDLSLTQLTADQLGNILSILDKLLFDEWMNARPSLSTLQHTQVFITELCLLSVEISHEVSLQNISDHVQFLVESISQSADDITESFLLTQALYLNLMHSFTEYGSSDTDAVLIAKHWAEDKLSTEQLFLLDFLGTLTSSLQSTVGRTTVFILKMEIQCLKLLLSTLKHLNETHSGSTEIILRLVQTSQWTPTEAVTLLKALSQKHAEDVSITKVLTLIQVYDLSPEWTDESGLSLVQAVDSAGPERLHQDLQKTLRRKDESSLAADLAELKVSCNFNDSVIDMIRNITTGVLQYSENAPKDAPSMNNSFECETWNVDDLQSSLSQLCKAVYDTKGWWPTVKQMLRWCALVLTQKSEAPQLVGVEEDPCVTAMFSATQVCMGNKLDIVLSSDIHSEEWTQEWSNFYKHLQISVNTNMKTTDASYRDIYKAEIVYGTMDDFVSDYFQHGVEVMETGNPQLGRGFIITRQSLSASKDLKLSRLKDSDSLVFAAEVLQSLLGKFHSEDMKLRCRFIKALFQVLHRNLSKHTNTDNKIITISKKITGKALSSTEVFILTFVETLLRVVTEGTDSEENRTSPAGKWCLEVLFVCVEKSQVTKEQTKELFQMVSNLREQRLWSPVEVLNLLGALTDQHHDEGCISIRKILHLMTTYQVSSKWTDENNQSLLTLLDSSVAENLIQHLEKSLRDEKTKSIETVFDELRQMKDIDEQTLNKSYSVVTHVINLIKSGEIKKHTDVHRARKRSCSVDTEDLQQLLAVLCNAVHLQKAQGKWWPRDTQMISWCLLALSDTGKLLEMGTGEGKSCVIAMFAALRVLRGEKVDVVSSSSVLCQRDAEEWNNFYKFFGIIADTNTNKTKDEDRKDCYQKDVVYGTIEAFAADHLRQTFEMKDVRPDRSYQCIIIDEVDSLLLDQGVQMTYLSSPMVSMQHLNTILAMIWSQVSQYGFLSAGQQTFVRGPPASFFKAIFDSMNTEETDIKDPMDILRIAEESKIVPEGYTEDICNSGKDELLRKLRTVSQDAVVDFFPKLEDYVPYGFTVYTLDDKGMLRLQRRSPYNSHDIPELTCVVLGEGLCCPLYDSEETLIKPIAQIISEKIQYTPCTNSEGKISIPGFLKNLVEKKVSVWVQNAFLALQLKEGRDYVVENDNVCPVDFKSTGIIEVNKKWGDGLQQFVEIKHQIKLSTMSPVTNYISNIAFFKKYHGKIYGTTGTLGSKTDILFLQDLYPNLSSCKMPTFNRKKLFEVKGTVKTSAEEWKSEIKRAVVAQISPNSHRGGRASLVICETINKAKEIYEELKSSYTGKIILYCRSDKDSLSKIDKELLPGDVIVATNLAGRGTDIKVSKQVNNNGGLFVILSFLSENTRVELQAFGRTARKGKPGSAQIIMSTDHLQPSFRTVSSLEEAKSTRDRLSAEKIKHMMNDVAEMKLREHLFSEYLQTLQEIHQNIAEDQKRAVVAVMNEFWGIWLQGKAEEIDQLKTNELQKSLKDDLSWAKNQCESQTSPCSSIYHYIKFGNIALKDKKWDVSTSLFQIAMKQDENWAAIAFYNHAYCTIKQQRADYLTKAIDDLLKAQESLKYLREESMVCLQLVKMSSANSAKSDLASLEKQLTNKCIMLDYFDQNISEAIQKLIEIKEEGEDAIANKSPMFSLLSNGGEDLQVEAENLYCKGLQYVFSVKKKPRFSWEGLLVFFLGILQIVGGALLTAFTFGTFAQVGMGLITEGISDCISGIESMVTGEFSWKAWAIGKAISIGVSLIGFGVGKLIAKGFKACKMSMKAFGKQLKSMPKFLSSQAKEGLSSVSTTNMKNAVTQTAKKMVEEITAYGLGKAEGEMLTEILNSIKNDVKRGIDGDVKSNMEKEALSTLVDDIILSHLEDKKQLIELLKDEKRRSDLLAIFKKLSNTSLQPFYEDLAWQNKLNTSFTTVINRAKAEAKGIARGILTAIQVVHMGALASDAVAAALSLTSKFFSNLQEQLNEFKKEEGFSQKVKGNELSNSDSEKLKEFKQDLANTISALVADALVEVFHQKFSSHIASHVQRKVNGIIGNYVRTGLQSNRTEELLRAGQNNRYIAHMPVDMNSKHRPAGEACKHSQSHAENIINSKTAGDVLDIRVLTETTGTKVVILIEDSHGNLTKMQEVRPSTKPASRTVRLIYRPKSDQYPDGHYDVQINNQTVNINNKGKNCLFHAMARGMKPKASEEEIDLEAQRLRSAEADTLCRYPGQWESFVKRKVWTQSIRGVDWFMAEGAAPQKRPRELIKETKEVVKQETGKIKRYKEWKRDSKNTTGIGQFINGDHQPPVKSILEARQLNQNSKLAEAMLEVATKSSPLDNNLIHKVEKYHGRELPVVYVPKEIHYEFPSTKSKDFRTCLATAMSRDDVVGTFKLTVLGAMPRYKLNNTKNFKDFQNDHMSKTRLEVFEDSFQQHSLKMVETWYNQLKDKGVMTDNDRTNITAWISNKGYNNQNDPHRDKVSKILQ from the coding sequence ATGAGATGCAGCATCCCAGTTCCAGATCTCAGTCTGActcagctgacagctgatcagCTGGGCAACATCCTGTCAATCCTGGACAAACTTCTGTttgatgaatggatgaatgctCGTCCATCGCTCAGCACTCTGCAGCACACTCAGGTGTTCATCACAGAGCTGTGTCTTCTGTCTGTGGAGATATCTCATGAAGTTTCCCTCCAAAACATCTCCGATCATGTGCAGTTCCTGGTGGAGtccatcagccaatcagcagaTGATATCACTGAGAGTTTCCTGCTGACTCAAGCCCTGTACCTGAACCTGATGCACTCCTTCACTGAATATGGCAGCAGTGATACTGACGCAGTCCTCATCGCTAAGCATTGGGCTGAAGACAAGCTTTCCACTGAACAACTCTTTCTTTTAGACTTCCTGGGCACCCTCACATCATCGCTGCAGAGTACAGTTGGAAGAACCactgtgttcattttaaagaTGGAGATCCAGTGCTTGAAGCTTCTCTTATCcacactgaaacatctcaatGAAACCCACTCAGGATCCACTGAAATCATCCTCAGACTGGTGCAAACCAGCCAATGGACCCCAACGGAGGCAGTGACTCTGCTCAAAGCTCTGTCACAGAAACATGCGGAGGATGTTTCAATAACTAAAGTCCTCACGTTGATACAAGTGTATGACTTATCACCAGAGTGGACGGACGAGTCCGGACTCTCTCTCGTCCAGGCTGTAGACTCTGCTGGCCCTGAGAGACTCCATCAGGATCTCCAAAAGACTCTCAGGAGGAAAGATGAGAGCAGTCTGGCTGCAGATCTGGCAGAATTAAAAGTGTCATGTAACTTCAATGATTCTGTGATTGATATGATCAGAAACATTACCACTGGTGTCCTGCAATACTCAGAAAATGCACCAAAAGATGCACCATCAATGAACAACTCCTTTGAATGTGAAACCTGGAACGTAGATGACTTACAGAGCTCTCTGTCTCAGCTTTGCAAAGCAGTTTATGACACAAAAGGCTGGTGGcccacagtgaaacagatgCTGCGGTGGTGTGCGTTGGTGCTGACTCAGAAGAGTGAAGCGCCTCAGCTGGTCGGTGTGGAAGAAGACCCGTGTGTCACAGCCATGTTTTCTGCCACACAAGTCTGCATGGGAAACAAACTGGACATCGTGCTGAGCTCTGACATTCACTCGGAGGAGTGGACTCAGGAGTGGTCCAACTTCTACAAGCACCTTCAAATATCTGTCAACACTAACATGAAGACAACCGATGCATCATACAGGGACATCTATAAAGCAGAAATTGTGTACGGTACCATGGATGATTTTGTGTCTGATTACTTTCAACACGGCGTAGAGGTGATGGAAACAGGAAACCCTCAGCTCGGTCGTGGATTCATCATTACAAGACAAAGTCTCAGTGCCTCCAAGGATCTGAAACTTTCACGGCTCAAGGACAGTGACTCCCTGGTGTTTGCTGCAGAGGTCCTGCAAAGCCTCCTGGGTAAATTTCACAGTGAAGATATGAAACTCAGATGCAGGTTCATCAAGGCTCTTTTTCAGGTGCTCCACAGAAAcctcagcaaacacacaaacactgacaataAGATCATCACCATCTCAAAGAAGATCACTGGAAAGGCTTTGTCTTCTACTGAGGTCTTCATTCTCACTTTTGTTGAGACTCTCCTCAGAGTGGTAACTGAAGGAACAGACAGTGAGGAAAACAGGACGTCTCCTGCAGGAAAATGGTGTTTGGAGgttttatttgtctgtgtgGAGAAATCCCAAGTAACAAAAGAACAAACCAAAGAACTCTTCCAGATGGTTTCAAATCTCAGAGAACAAAGACTTTGGTCACCAGTCGAGGTCTTAAACCTCCTCGGAGCATTAACTGACCAGCATCATGATGAAGGCTGTATTTCCATCAGGAAGATTTTACATTTGATGACGACATACCAGGTTTCTTCCAAGTGGACAGATGAGAACAACCAATCTCTACTTACACTCTTAGATTCATCTGTAGCTGAAAATCTGATCCAGCATTTAGAAAAGAGCCTCAgagatgagaaaacaaaaagtattgAAACTGTTTTTGATGAACTACGCCAGATGAAAGACATTGATgaacaaacactgaataaatcaTACAGTGTAGTGACTCATGTAATAAACCTGATCAAGAGCGGTGAAATCAAAAAGCACACAGATGTGCACCGAGCAAGGAAACGGAGTTGCAGCGTGGACACAGAAGACCTTCAACAGTTGCTGGCAGTCTTATGTAATGCTGTACACCTGCAGAAGGCTCAAGGGAAGTGGTGGCCCAGAGACACTCAGATGATCAGCTGGTGCCTCTTGGCCTTGTCCGATACTGGGAAGCTGCTGGAAATGGGCACTGGAGAAGGGAAGTCTTGTGTCATAGCGATGTTCGCAGCGCTGCGAGTGCTTAGAGGTGAGAAAGTAGATGTGGTGTCCAGCTCTTCTGTATTATGTCAAAGAGATGCAGAAGAATGGAACAACTTCTACAAGTTCTTTGGAATAAtagctgacacaaacacaaataaaaccaaagatGAGGACAGAAAAGACTGCTACCAGAAGGACGTGGTCTATGGAACCATCGAAGCCTTCGCTGCAGATCACCTTCGGCAGACATTTGAGATGAAGGATGTGAGGCCTGATCGCAGCTATCAGTGCATCATAATTGATGAAGTGGACTCACTGCTGCTGGATCAGGGAGTGCAAATGACCTACCTGTCTAGCCCCATGGTCTCCATGCAGCACCTGAACACTATTCTGGCCATGATCTGGAGCCAAGTCAGCCAGTATGGCTTCCTGTCTGCAGGACAGCAGACATTTGTCCGTGgtcctcctgcttcattcttCAAGGCCATCTTTGATTCAATGAACACAGAAGAAACTGACATTAAAGATCCAATGGACATTTTACGTATAGCTGAAGAATCCAAAATTGTGCCAGAAGGATACACAGAAGATATCTGCAACAGTGGAAAGGATGAACTTCTTAGGAAACTGAGAACTGTCAGTCAGGATGCTGTGGTAGATTTTTTCCCAAAACTTGAGGACTATGTCCCTTATGGGTTTACTGTTTACACTTTGGACGACAAGGGAATGCTCCGTCTTCAAAGGCGCAGTCCGTACAACAGCCACGACATCCCAGAGCTTACATGTGTTGTCTTGGGGGAAGGCTTGTGTTGTCCCCTCTATGATTCAGAAGAAACTCTCATCAAGCCCATTGCACAAATTATCTCAGAGAAGATTCAGTACACCCCATGTACCAACAGTGAAGGCAAAATCAGCATTCCTGGATTCTTGAAGAATCTGGTGGAGAAGAAAGTGTCAGTGTGGGTTCAGAATGCCTTTCTGGCTTTACAACTGAAGGAAGGACGGGATTATGTTGTCGAAAATGACAATGTCTGTCCAGTGGATTTCAAATCCACTGGTATCATAGAAGTGAATAAGAAATGGGGTGATGGTCTGCAGCAGTTTGTTGAGATTAAACATCAGATCAAACTGAGCACAATGTCACCAGtgacaaactacatttctaacATCGCCTTTTTCAAAAAGTACCATGGGAAAATATATGGAACAACAGGGACACTTGGGAGCAAAACAGACATCCTCTTTTTGCAGGACCTGTATCCAAATCTTTCTTCCTGCAAAATGCCAACATTCAACAGGAAGAAGCTGTTTGAGGTCAAAGGTACTGTGAAGACTTCAGCTGAGGAGTGgaaatcagaaataaaaagagCAGTTGTGGCTCAGATCTCCCCAAATTCACACAGAGGTGGAAGAGCCTCCCTGGTGATCTGTGAAACTATCAACAAAGCCAAAGAGATCTACGAAGAGCTCAAAAGCAGCTACACAGGAAAAATCATTCTCTACTGCCGCAGTGACAAAGACAGTTTGAGCAAGATAGACAAAGAACTGCTTCCTGGTGATGTCATTGTTGCCACAAACCTCGCTGGCCGTGGCACCGACATAAAAGTGTCCAAACAGGTGAACAATAACGGAGGATTATTTGTgatcctctctttcctttctgAAAACACAAGAGTCGAGCTCCAGGCTTTTGGTCGAACCGCACGCAAAGGTAAACCTGGATCTGCTCAGATAATCATGTCCACTGACCACCTGCAGCCGTCCTTCAGGACAGTTTCTTCTCTGGAGGAAGCCAAGAGCACCAGGGACAGACTTTCAGCAGAAAAGATAAAGCACATGATGAATGATGTTGCTGAGATGAAACTGCGGGAGCATCTGTTTTCAGAGTACCTCCAAACTCTTCAAGAGATTCACCAGAATATAGCTGAAGATCAGAAAAGAGCTGTTGTTGCTGTCATGAATGAGTTCTGGGGGATTTGGTTGCAAGGGAAAGCAGAAGAAATTGACCAGTTGAAGACAAATGAATTGCAAAAGAGTTTGAAAGATGATTTGTCATGGGCAAAAAATCAGTGTGAAAGTCAGACTTCACCATGTTCTAGCATTTATCACTACATCAAGTTTGGAAATATCgcactgaaagacaaaaaatggGACGTCAGCACCAGCCTCTTTCAAATAGCCATGAAACAGGATGAAAATTGGGCAGCAATAGCTTTTTACAATCATGCATACTGCACtataaagcagcagagagcagattACCTCACTAAGGCCATAGATGATCTTTTGAAGGCACAGGAGTCTCTCAAGTATCTCAGGGAAGAATCCATGGTCTGTCTGCAGTTGGTAAAAATGTCTTCTGCAAACTCAGCCAAAAGTGACTTGGCCAGCCTCGAGAAACAGTTAACAAACAAGTGCATCATGTTGGATTACTTTGACCAAAACATTAGTGAGGCAATCCAAAAGCTGatagaaataaaagaagaaggagaagatgcAATAGCCAATAAATCACCAATGTTCTCCCTGTTGTCTAATGGTGGTGAAGATCTCCAAGTGGAAGCTGAAAATCTCTACTGTAAAGGTCTGCAATATGtcttttcagttaaaaaaaagcctCGATTCTCATGGGAAGGTCTGCTGGTATTCTTTCTTGGAATTTTACAGATTGTTGGAGGAGCATTGCTCACTGCATTTACATTCGGTACATTTGCACAAGTCGGCATGGGACTCATCACAGAGGGAATATCAGACTGCATCTCTGGTATTGAGTCCATGGTGACAGGAGAATTCAGCTGGAAGGCATGGGCTATAGGAAAAGCCATTTCCATTGGTGTTTCTCTCATTGGGTTTGGAGTTGGAAAGCTGATCGCAAAGGGCTTCAAAGCTTGTAAGATGTCAATGAAGGCATTTGGCAAACAACTGAAATCAATGCCAAAGTTTCTCTCTAGTCAGGCTAAAGAGGGTTTGAGTTCCGTCTCAACCACAAATATGAAGAATGCAGTAACACAAACTGCTAAAAAAATGGTTGAGGAAATCACTGCCTATGGACTTGGGAAGGCAGAAGGGGAAATGTTGACAGAAATACTAAACAGCATCAAAAATGATGTGAAAAGGGGAATAGATGGTGATGTGAAATCCAACATGGAAAAGGAGGCCTTGTCTACATTAGTAGATGACATCATCCTCTCACATCTTGAGgataaaaaacaactaattgaaCTCCTCAAGGACGAGAAGAGAAGGAGTGACCTGTTGGCCATCTTCAAAAAGTTAAGCAACACTTCCTTACAACCTTTCTATGAAGACCTTGCCTGGCAGAACAAGCTTAACACATCCTTCACCACAGTGATTAACAGAGCTAAAGCAGAGGCTAAAGGAATAGCACGTGGAATTCTGACAGCGATCCAAGTTGTCCACATGGGGGCGCTGGCATCAGACGCCGTTGCTGCAGCACTCAGCCTCACCAGCAAGTTTTTCTCAAACCTTCAAGAACAGCTGAATGAattcaaaaaagaagaagggtTTTCACAGAAAGTGAAGGGTAACGAGCTGTCTAATTCAGACTCTGAGAAGCTGAAAGAATTCAAGCAGGATTTAGCCAACACTATCAGTGCTTTAGTGGCTGATGCTTTGGTTGAAGTGTTTCACCAGAAGTTCTCCAGTCACATTGCTTCTCATGTTCAAAGAAAAGTAAATGGCATCATTGGCAATTATGTACGAACTGGCTTGCAGAGTAACAGAACAGAAGAATTACTCAGAGCTGGACAGAACAACAGATACATCGCACACATGCCAGTTGACATGAATTCTAAACATAGACCTGCAGGAGAGGCTTGCAAACATTCGCAGTCACATGCTGAAAACATAATCAACTCCAAGACTGCGGGCGATGTCCTTGATATCAGAGTCCTGACAGAAACCACTGGCACCAAGGTTGTCATCCTAATAGAGGATAGCCATGGCAATCTTACCAAAATGCAGGAGGTGAGGCCAAGCACCAAACCTGCCAGTAGAACTGTGAGGCTGATCTACAGACCAAAGAGTGACCAATACCCAGATGGACATTATGATGTGCAAATCAACAACCAGACAGTGAACATTAACAACAAGGGCAAGAACTGCCTGTTTCATGCTATGGCACGTGGCATGAAACCAAAGGCCAGTGAAGAAGAGATCGATTTGGAAGCACAGCGCCTGAGATCTGCGGAGGCCGACACTCTCTGCAGATACCCAGGCCAATGGGAGTCTTTTGTCAAGCGCAAAGTGTGGACTCAATCAATCAGAGGAGTGGACTGGTTCATGGCAGAGGGAGCTGCCCCCCAAAAGAGACCAAGAGAactaataaaagaaacaaaggaaGTTGTTAAGCAAGAAACTGGTAAAATAAAACGGTACAAAGAGTGGAAGAGGGACAGCAAGAACACAACTGGAATTGGACAATTCATCAATGGAGATCACCAGCCACCAGTGAAGAGCATACTGGAAGCTAGACAATTGAACCAGAACAGCAAATTAGCAGAAGCCATGCTTGAAGTGGCAACAAAGTCATCTCCTCTGGACAACAATCTGATTCATAAAGTTGAAAAGTATCATGGCCGTGAACTTCCAGTTGTTTATGTGCCTAAAGAAATACATTATGAGTTTCCCAGTACAAAATCAAAGGACTTCCGAACATGCTTAGCTACTGCCATGAGCAGAGATGATGTTGTGGGAACTTTCAAACTGACGGTCCTTGGAGCAATGCCCAGATACAAGTTGAATAACACCAAAAACTTCAAAGACTTTCAGAACGACCACATGAGTAAAACCAGACTTGAAGTTTTTGAAGACAGTTTTCAGCAACACAGTTTAAAGATGGTAGAGACATGGTACAACCAACTTAAAGACAAGGGAGTCATGACGGATAACGATCGTACCAACATCACTGCATGGATCAGCAACAAGGGCTACAACAATCAAAATGATCCGCACAGGGACAAAGTCTCCAAAATCCTCCAATAA